From the Daucus carota subsp. sativus chromosome 8, DH1 v3.0, whole genome shotgun sequence genome, one window contains:
- the LOC108197612 gene encoding L-type lectin-domain containing receptor kinase VII.1 has product MKMKIQACILLVSLCLQSISAIDFLINGFNSTNISVYGNATVESKILTLTKGFRQSIGRGLYPSRIVTKNTTSSKVLPFSTSFIFAMAPFKNSLPGHGFVFLFVPFSGIQGASASQHMGFLNRTYNDGDPGNHIFGIEFDVFKNQEFSDIDDNHVGIDVSSLTSAYSESAGYWSNDDQDEFKRFRLNDGRDYQVWIDYEDGILNVTVAPVGVIRPRKPLISYAYDLSRVFVDEMYVGFTASTGILVQSHKILSWSFSNSNFSLWKELVTEGLPSFELPKEPIWKSKRFIVGITLGVLFVVGVCYVVGARLTERRRQMLKERAEMEDWELEYWPHRIPYQEIDAATKGFSDENVIGIGGNGKVYKGVLAGGVEVAVKRISHANGDGVKEFLAEVSSLGRLKHKTLVALRGWCRKERGSLILVYDYMENGSLDKRVFECAENEMLSCENRIRVLKDVASGVLYLHEGWEKTVLHRDIKASNVLLDKDMNGRLGDFGLARIHGNGQVASTTRVVGTVGYLPPEVIKNGRVSTLSDVFGFGVLILEVMCGRRPLEEGKPPLVEWVWKLMEKGELLNALDPRLRARGGYDADEVELVLNLGLLCVYPDVQGRPKMRKVVQVLEGQNEIEEAEGEEMNMYLLKNFKAKDFWSNYSQSLSDESHSQSHPTLDQVRDGISWSAVSLSWSDFIKEGR; this is encoded by the coding sequence atgaagatgaagatacaAGCATGTATTTTACTTGTGTCCCTCTGTTTACAATCAATCTCAGCCATTGATTTCTTGATCAATGGCTTCAATTCCACCAACATATCAGTGTATGGAAATGCAACAGTTGAGTCAAAAATACTCACTTTAACAAAAGGCTTCAGACAATCAATTGGGCGTGGGCTATACCCATCAAGAATTGTCACAAAAAATACAACTTCATCAAAGGTACTTCCTTTTTCAACTAGTTTTATTTTTGCTATGGCTCCTTTCAAGAATTCACTACCTGGGCATGGCTTTGTTTTCTTGTTTGTACCTTTTAGTGGTATTCAGGGTGCTAGTGCTTCTCAACATATGGGGTTTTTGAATAGGACTTATAATGATGGGGACCCGGGAAACCATATTTTTGGGATTGAGTTTGATGTGTTTAAAAATCAGGAGTTTAGTGATATTGATGATAATCATGTTGGGATTGATGTGAGTTCACTTACTTCTGCATATTCAGAGTCTGCTGGTTATTGGAGTAATGATGATCAGGATGAGTTTAAGAGATTTCGGCTTAATGATGGTAGGGATTATCAAGTTTGGATTGATTATGAAGATGGTATCTTGAATGTTACTGTTGCGCCTGTTGGGGTGATTAGGCCTAGGAAGCCATTGATAAGTTATGCGTATGATTTGTCGCGAGTTTTTGTGGATGAGATGTATGTTGGTTTTACGGCTTCTACTGGTATTTTGGTTCAGAGTCATAAGATTTTGAGTTGGAGTTTCAGTAATTCGAATTTTTCGTTGTGGAAAGAATTGGTTACAGAGGGCTTGCCGTCTTTTGAATTGCCTAAAGAGCCTATTTGGAAGTCAAAAAGGTTTATTGTGGGGATCACGTTGGGGGTTTTGTTTGTTGTTGGTGTCTGTTATGTGGTTGGTGCGAGGTTGACTGAAAGGCGTAGGCAGATGTTGAAGGAGAGGGCGGAAATGGAAGATTGGGAATTGGAGTATTGGCCACATAGAATTCCTTACCAGGAAATTGATGCAGCGACAAAAGGGTTTTCGGATGAAAATGTGATTGGTATTGGAGGAAATGGGAAGGTTTATaaaggggttttggcaggagggGTAGAGGTTGCTGTGAAGCGCATTTCTCATGCAAACGGTGATGGAGTTAAAGAATTTTTGGCTGAGGTATCAAGTCTCGGAAGGCTAAAGCACAAAACTTTAGTGGCTTTGAGGGGATGGTGTAGAAAAGAAAGAGGGAGCTTGATCTTGGTGTATGATTACATGGAAAATGGTAGTTTGGACAAGAGGGTGTTTGAATGCGCAGAGAATGAAATGTTAAGCTGTGAAAACAGAATTAGAGTTCTAAAAGACGTGGCTTCCGGGGTATTATACTTGCATGAGGGATGGGAGAAAACTGTCCTGCATAGGGACATTAAGGCCAGCAATGTGCTGCTTGATAAAGATATGAATGGAAGGTTGGGGGATTTTGGATTAGCACGAATTCATGGTAATGGCCAAGTAGCTAGCACAACTCGTGTGGTTGGCACCGTAGGCTACTTGCCACCAGAAGTAATCAAGAATGGCCGCGTATCAACACTATCTGATGTCTTTGGTTTTGGAGTCTTGATCTTAGAAGTGATGTGTGGAAGGAGACCATTAGAGGAAGGGAAACCTCCTTTGGTCGAATGGGTTTGGAAGCTAATGGAGAAAGGAGAATTGCTCAATGCGCTTGATCCACGACTAAGGGCCAGAGGTGGTTATGATGCAGACGAAGTTGAACTGGTGCTGAATTTAGGATTATTATGTGTTTATCCTGATGTGCAGGGTCGACCAAAAATGCGGAAAGTCGTACAGGTTTTAGAAGGGCAGAATGAGATCGAAGAAGCCGAAGGAGAGGAGATGAACATGTATTTGCTCAAGAATTTTAAAGCCAAGGACTTCTGGTCTAACTATTCTCAAAGTCTTAGTGATGAATCACATTCACAAAGCCACCCTACTCTTGATCAGGTGAGAGACGGAATATCTTGGTCTGCGGTTTCACTCTCTTGGTCTGATTTCATAAAAGAGGGCAGGTGA